A window of Pantoea agglomerans contains these coding sequences:
- the nuoL gene encoding NADH-quinone oxidoreductase subunit L — MNLLYLTILFPLIGFLLLAFSRGRWSENLSAAIGMGSVGLAALVTLYVGIDFFANGQQPFSQALWTWMQVGNFDIKVNLTLDGLSLTMLSVVTGVGFLIHMFASWYMRGEEGYSRFFAYTNLFIASMVVLVLADNLMLMYLGWEGVGLCSYLLIGFYYSNPENGKAAMKAFIITRVGDVFLAFALFILYNELGTLNFREMMELAPQHFAADNHMLQWATLMLLGGAVGKSAQLPLQTWLADAMAGPTPVSALIHAATMVTAGVYLIARTHGLFLLTPDVLHLVGIVGAVTLVLAGFAALVQTDIKRVLAYSTMSQIGYMFLALGVQAWDAAIFHLMTHAFFKALLFLSSGSVILACHHEQNIFKMGGLRKSIPLVYVCFLVGGAALAALPLITAGFYSKDEILFGALANGHINLMVAGLVGAFLTSIYTFRMIFIVFHGKEQIHAHAGKGITHHLPLIVLLVLSTFVGALITPPLAGVLPHSETGEAGKVGLEIASGVVAVVGILIAAALWLGKRQLVSRVASSAPGRFFGTWWFAAWGFDWLYDKVFVKPYLGIAWLLQRDPLNALMNLPALVSRIGNKGLVVSENGYLRWYVASMSIGAVVVLALMLVV, encoded by the coding sequence ATGAATCTTCTCTACTTAACAATCCTGTTTCCGCTAATCGGCTTCCTGCTGTTGGCGTTTTCGCGTGGTCGCTGGTCGGAGAACCTGTCGGCCGCAATCGGTATGGGCTCAGTGGGTCTGGCGGCGCTGGTGACGCTTTATGTCGGCATCGACTTTTTCGCCAACGGCCAGCAGCCCTTTAGCCAGGCGCTCTGGACCTGGATGCAGGTCGGCAACTTCGACATTAAAGTCAATCTGACGCTGGACGGCCTCTCTCTTACCATGCTGTCGGTGGTGACCGGCGTCGGCTTCCTGATCCATATGTTCGCCTCCTGGTATATGCGCGGTGAAGAGGGCTATTCCCGCTTCTTCGCCTACACCAACCTGTTCATCGCGAGCATGGTGGTGCTGGTGCTGGCCGACAACCTGATGCTGATGTATCTGGGCTGGGAAGGGGTAGGGCTCTGCTCCTATCTGCTGATCGGCTTCTACTACAGCAATCCGGAAAACGGCAAGGCGGCGATGAAGGCCTTTATCATCACCCGCGTCGGTGACGTCTTTCTCGCCTTTGCGCTGTTTATCCTCTACAACGAACTGGGCACGCTCAACTTCCGCGAGATGATGGAACTGGCGCCGCAGCACTTTGCGGCGGACAACCATATGCTGCAGTGGGCGACGCTGATGCTGCTGGGCGGCGCGGTAGGTAAATCGGCGCAGCTGCCGCTGCAAACCTGGCTGGCGGACGCGATGGCCGGTCCGACGCCGGTATCGGCGCTGATCCACGCCGCGACCATGGTAACGGCAGGCGTCTATCTGATCGCCCGCACCCATGGCCTGTTCCTGCTGACGCCGGATGTGCTGCATCTGGTGGGTATCGTCGGCGCGGTTACGCTGGTGCTGGCGGGCTTCGCCGCGCTGGTACAGACCGATATCAAGCGCGTGCTCGCCTACTCGACCATGAGCCAGATCGGCTATATGTTCCTGGCGCTCGGCGTACAGGCGTGGGACGCAGCGATTTTCCACCTGATGACGCACGCGTTCTTTAAAGCGCTGCTGTTCCTCTCCTCTGGTTCGGTGATCCTCGCCTGCCATCACGAGCAGAACATCTTTAAAATGGGCGGCCTGCGTAAAAGCATTCCGCTGGTCTATGTCTGCTTCCTGGTGGGCGGCGCCGCGCTGGCTGCGCTGCCGCTGATTACGGCAGGCTTCTACAGTAAAGATGAGATTCTGTTTGGCGCGCTGGCGAACGGCCACATCAACCTGATGGTGGCGGGCCTGGTGGGCGCCTTCCTGACCTCGATCTATACCTTCCGCATGATCTTTATCGTGTTCCACGGTAAAGAGCAGATTCACGCCCATGCGGGTAAAGGCATTACTCATCATCTGCCGCTGATTGTGCTGCTGGTGCTGTCGACCTTTGTTGGCGCGCTGATTACGCCACCGCTGGCGGGCGTGCTGCCGCACAGCGAAACCGGCGAAGCGGGCAAGGTCGGACTGGAGATCGCCTCCGGCGTGGTCGCCGTAGTGGGCATTCTGATCGCCGCCGCGCTCTGGCTGGGCAAACGCCAGCTGGTGAGCCGCGTCGCCAGCAGCGCCCCGGGCCGCTTCTTCGGCACCTGGTGGTTCGCCGCATGGGGCTTCGACTGGCTCTATGACAAAGTGTTCGTCAAACCCTATCTCGGTATCGCCTGGCTGCTGCAGCGCGACCCGCTGAATGCGTTGATGAATCTGCCTGCGCTGGTGTCGCGTATCGGCAATAAAGGCCTGGTGGTCAGCGAAAACGGCTATCTGCGCTGGTATGTCGCCTCAATGAGCATCGGCGCCGTGGTGGTGCTGGCGCTGATGCTGGTGGTTTAA
- the nuoM gene encoding NADH-quinone oxidoreductase subunit M: MLLPWLIIIPFVGGLLCWLAERLGAKTPRWIALITMGLTLAISLQLWLQGGYSLTQAAGMPQWQSEFSAAWIPRFGINFHLALDGLSLLMVVLTGLLGLMAVLCSWNEIEKYQGFFHLNLMWILGGVIGVFLAIDMFLFFFFWEMMLVPMYFLIALWGHKASDGKTRITAATKFFIYTQASGLVMLIAILALVFVHYNATGVWTFNYEQLLKTPMSHTVEYLLMLGFFIAFAVKMPVVPLHGWLPDAHSQAPTAGSVDLAGILLKTAAYGLLRFSLPLFPNASAEFAPVAMWLGIIGIFYGAWMAFSQTDIKRLIAYTSISHMGFVLIAIYTGSQLAFQGAVVQMIAHGLSAAALFILCGQLYERLHTRDMRQMGGLWSRIKWIPGLSLFFAVANLGMPGTGNFAGEFMILTGSFQVVPVIIVIATFGLVFASVYSLIMMQRAYYGEAKSKDPLPGMSPREFTMIMVLVVLLVLLGVYPQPILDTSHAAMSNIQQWFTASISTTRP; this comes from the coding sequence GTGCTACTACCTTGGCTAATAATCATTCCATTCGTCGGCGGCTTGCTCTGCTGGCTGGCTGAGCGCCTCGGCGCGAAAACGCCGCGCTGGATAGCCCTGATCACCATGGGCCTGACGCTGGCGATTTCGCTGCAGCTCTGGCTGCAGGGCGGCTATTCACTGACGCAGGCCGCGGGTATGCCGCAGTGGCAGTCGGAGTTCTCCGCCGCCTGGATCCCGCGTTTCGGCATCAATTTCCATCTGGCGCTGGATGGCCTGTCGCTGCTGATGGTGGTGCTGACCGGCCTGCTCGGCCTGATGGCGGTGCTCTGCTCCTGGAACGAAATCGAGAAGTATCAGGGCTTTTTCCACCTTAACCTGATGTGGATTCTGGGCGGCGTTATCGGCGTCTTCCTGGCGATCGATATGTTCCTGTTCTTCTTCTTCTGGGAGATGATGCTGGTGCCGATGTACTTCCTCATCGCGCTCTGGGGACATAAGGCATCTGACGGTAAAACCCGTATCACCGCCGCCACCAAGTTCTTTATCTACACCCAGGCCTCTGGTCTGGTGATGCTGATTGCGATTCTGGCGCTGGTGTTTGTGCACTACAACGCCACCGGCGTCTGGACGTTTAACTACGAACAGCTGCTGAAGACGCCGATGTCGCATACGGTGGAATATCTGCTGATGCTGGGCTTCTTTATCGCCTTCGCGGTCAAAATGCCGGTGGTGCCGCTGCACGGCTGGCTGCCGGATGCGCACAGCCAGGCGCCGACCGCGGGTTCGGTCGACCTCGCCGGCATCCTGCTGAAAACTGCCGCCTACGGCCTGCTGCGCTTCAGCCTGCCGCTGTTTCCTAACGCCTCGGCGGAGTTCGCGCCAGTCGCTATGTGGCTGGGCATTATCGGTATCTTCTACGGCGCCTGGATGGCCTTCTCGCAGACCGATATCAAACGCCTGATCGCCTACACCTCAATTTCGCATATGGGCTTCGTGCTGATCGCCATCTACACCGGCAGCCAGCTCGCCTTCCAGGGTGCGGTGGTGCAGATGATTGCGCACGGCCTCTCTGCCGCCGCGCTCTTTATCCTGTGCGGTCAGCTCTATGAGCGTCTGCACACGCGTGATATGCGTCAGATGGGCGGCCTCTGGTCGCGCATTAAGTGGATTCCGGGCCTGTCGCTCTTCTTTGCGGTGGCGAACCTGGGGATGCCGGGCACCGGTAACTTCGCCGGCGAATTTATGATCCTGACGGGCAGTTTCCAGGTGGTGCCGGTGATTATCGTCATCGCTACCTTTGGCCTGGTGTTCGCCTCGGTCTATTCGCTGATCATGATGCAGCGCGCCTACTACGGCGAAGCGAAGTCGAAAGATCCGCTGCCGGGCATGTCGCCGCGTGAATTTACGATGATTATGGTGCTGGTGGTTCTGCTGGTGCTGCTGGGCGTTTACCCGCAGCCGATTCTGGATACTTCCCATGCCGCCATGAGCAATATTCAGCAGTGGTTTACCGCTTCAATTTCAACTACAAGGCCGTAA